The genomic DNA GCGCCGCGTGGGTCACACCGCCGGCCGCACCGACGCGCTCGTCATCTGCCGATAGCGCCATACGATGGCCTTGCCGTACGCCATCGTGCGCGGGCCGTGCATCGCGAGGTTCGGGCCGCCGTGGTAGAGCCGCGCCGCCGCCTCCACGTTGCCGTGCGTCCGCCGGAGCGCATCGCGGTAATAGAACGCCCCCATGAGGAGGTTGTCGAGCGCGCTCCGCGCGTTGACGGGGCGGCCGAGCAGCCGCGCCGCTTCACGCGCGTACTGGCGAATCGCGACGGGCATCAGCTGGGTCAGGCCGACGGCTCCGGCTTCGCTGACCGCGTTCGGATTGCCACTCGATTCCTG from Deltaproteobacteria bacterium includes the following:
- a CDS encoding lytic transglycosylase domain-containing protein, with the translated sequence MARTARGGRRMTGRSRNYRFGTRAALGGMLKRLGRSLMLALLLSGVLPAHAGEMFADARVIRSVSHGQPFAREMNAVGRLVGIDPALLRAVVMQESSGNPNAVSEAGAVGLTQLMPVAIRQYAREAARLLGRPVNARSALDNLLMGAFYYRDALRRTHGNVEAAARLYHGGPNLAMHGPRTMAYGKAIVWRYRQMTSASVRPAV